One region of Agrobacterium tumefaciens genomic DNA includes:
- a CDS encoding single-stranded DNA-binding protein has translation MQLPVTMAGGQDDEMAGSVNKVILIGNVGADPEIRRTQDGRPIANLRIATSETWRDRNSGERKEKTEWHTVVVFNEGLCKVVEQYVKKGAKLYIEGQLQTRKWQDQTGNDRYSTEVVLQGFNSTLTMLDGRGEGGGGSRSGGDIGGGDYGSGGGNYGGGYDQQPAARGGASRGGSQPSGGFSSDMDDDIPF, from the coding sequence ATGCAATTGCCGGTCACGATGGCTGGCGGACAGGATGACGAGATGGCTGGTAGCGTAAACAAGGTAATTCTGATTGGGAACGTTGGCGCCGATCCCGAAATTCGCCGGACGCAGGACGGCCGTCCGATCGCCAATCTGCGTATCGCCACCTCAGAGACGTGGCGGGACCGCAACAGCGGCGAGCGCAAGGAAAAGACAGAATGGCACACGGTCGTCGTTTTCAACGAAGGCCTGTGCAAGGTTGTTGAACAATATGTGAAAAAGGGCGCCAAGCTCTATATTGAAGGCCAGCTGCAGACGCGCAAGTGGCAGGACCAGACCGGTAACGACCGTTACTCCACCGAAGTGGTACTGCAGGGCTTCAACTCCACGCTGACGATGCTCGACGGTCGCGGGGAAGGTGGCGGCGGCAGCCGCAGCGGTGGCGACATCGGCGGTGGAGATTACGGCAGTGGCGGCGGTAACTACGGTGGCGGTTACGACCAGCAGCCGGCGGCCCGCGGCGGTGCCTCGCGTGGCGGCAGCCAGCCTTCCGGCGGCTTCTCCAGTGACATGGACGACGATATCCCGTTCTGA
- the uvrA gene encoding excinuclease ABC subunit UvrA, whose amino-acid sequence MSELKTISIRGAREHNLKGIDLDLPRNKLIVMTGLSGSGKSSLAFDTIYAEGQRRYVESLSAYARQFLEMMQKPDVDRIEGLSPAISIEQKTTSKNPRSTVGTVTEIYDYMRLLFARVGVPYSPATGLPIESQTVSQMVDRILAFEEGTRLYILAPIVRGRKGEYKKELAELMKKGFQRVKVDGQFYEIADVPVLDKKYKHDIDVVVDRAVVRPDMAARLADSLETCLKLADGLAVAEFADKPLPPEETSAGGSANKSLNETHERMLFSEKFACPVSGFTIPEIEPRLFSFNNPFGACPTCDGLGSQQKVDENLIVPEPARTLRDGAIAPWAKSSSPYYNQTLEALGKAFGFKLSSKWTDLSKEAQHAILQGTDDKIEFNYQDGARSYKTVKNFEGIVPNLERRWKETDSAWAREEIERYMSAAPCPDCAGYRLKPEALAVKINRMHIGEVTQMSIRMARDWFETLPENLNAKQNEIAVRILKEIRERLRFLNDVGLDYLSLSRNSGTLSGGESQRIRLASQIGSGLTGVLYVLDEPSIGLHQRDNARLLDTLKHLRDIGNTVIVVEHDEDAILTADYVVDIGPAAGIHGGQVIAEGTPQEVMANPKSLTGKYLSGELGVAVPAERRKPKKGREIKVFGARGNNLKNVTAAVPLGVFTAVTGVSGGGKSTFLIETLYKSAARRVMGAREIPAEHDRIDGFEFIDKVIDIDQSPIGRTPRSNPATYTGAFTPIRDWFAGLPEAKARGYAPGRFSFNVKGGRCEACQGDGVIKIEMHFLPDVYVTCDVCHGKRYNRETLDVTFKGKSIADVLDMTVEEGVEFFAAVPAVRDKLQALFDVGLGYIKVGQQANTLSGGEAQRVKLAKELSKRSTGRTLYILDEPTTGLHFHDVNKLLEMLQALVDQGNSVVVIEHNLEVIKTADWIIDIGPEGGTGGGEVVATGTPEDIVKNERSYTGHFLKELLERRPAGKREAAE is encoded by the coding sequence ATGAGTGAACTGAAGACGATTTCCATCCGTGGTGCCCGTGAGCATAACCTCAAGGGTATCGATCTGGATCTACCGCGCAATAAGCTGATCGTCATGACCGGGCTCTCCGGCTCGGGCAAGTCGTCGCTTGCCTTCGACACAATCTATGCCGAGGGCCAGCGCCGTTATGTCGAGAGCCTCTCGGCCTATGCGCGCCAGTTCCTCGAAATGATGCAGAAGCCGGATGTAGACCGCATCGAGGGTCTTTCTCCAGCGATTTCCATCGAGCAGAAAACCACCTCGAAGAACCCGCGCTCCACGGTCGGCACGGTCACGGAAATCTACGACTATATGCGCCTGCTGTTTGCGCGTGTCGGCGTGCCTTACTCGCCGGCGACGGGCCTGCCGATCGAGAGCCAGACGGTCAGCCAGATGGTCGACCGTATCCTTGCCTTCGAGGAAGGCACGCGCCTTTATATTCTCGCGCCGATCGTGCGCGGCCGCAAAGGCGAATATAAAAAGGAACTCGCCGAGCTGATGAAGAAGGGCTTCCAGCGCGTCAAGGTGGATGGCCAGTTCTACGAGATCGCTGACGTTCCCGTCCTCGACAAGAAGTACAAACACGATATCGATGTGGTGGTGGACCGCGCCGTCGTGCGCCCGGACATGGCAGCACGCCTTGCCGACAGTCTCGAGACCTGCCTCAAGCTAGCCGACGGGTTGGCAGTGGCCGAATTTGCCGACAAGCCCCTGCCGCCGGAAGAAACCTCGGCTGGCGGCTCCGCAAACAAATCGCTCAATGAGACCCACGAGCGTATGCTGTTTTCGGAAAAATTCGCCTGCCCGGTCTCCGGCTTCACCATCCCGGAAATCGAGCCCCGGCTTTTTTCCTTCAACAATCCCTTCGGCGCCTGCCCCACCTGTGACGGTCTCGGCTCGCAGCAGAAGGTGGACGAAAACCTGATCGTGCCCGAACCTGCACGCACCCTGCGGGATGGCGCGATCGCCCCCTGGGCCAAGTCGTCTTCCCCCTATTACAACCAGACGCTGGAGGCGCTGGGCAAGGCCTTCGGTTTCAAGCTGTCAAGCAAATGGACGGACCTTTCGAAAGAGGCGCAGCACGCCATTCTCCAGGGCACTGACGACAAGATCGAGTTCAACTATCAGGACGGCGCGCGCTCCTACAAGACGGTGAAGAATTTCGAAGGCATCGTTCCCAATCTGGAGCGTCGCTGGAAAGAGACCGACAGCGCCTGGGCGCGCGAGGAAATCGAGCGTTATATGTCGGCGGCCCCCTGCCCGGACTGCGCCGGCTATCGCCTGAAGCCGGAAGCGCTCGCCGTCAAGATCAACAGGATGCACATCGGCGAAGTCACCCAGATGTCGATCCGTATGGCACGCGACTGGTTCGAGACGCTGCCGGAAAATCTGAACGCCAAACAGAACGAGATCGCGGTTCGCATTCTCAAGGAAATCCGCGAACGTCTGCGATTCCTCAACGATGTCGGGCTGGATTATCTCAGCCTGTCACGCAATTCCGGCACGCTTTCCGGCGGAGAAAGCCAGCGCATCCGGCTTGCTTCGCAGATCGGCTCCGGCCTCACCGGCGTTCTCTATGTTCTGGATGAGCCGTCCATCGGCCTGCATCAGCGTGACAATGCCCGCCTGCTCGATACGCTGAAACATCTGCGTGATATCGGCAATACCGTGATTGTGGTCGAACACGACGAGGATGCCATTCTGACGGCGGATTACGTTGTCGATATCGGCCCCGCCGCCGGCATTCACGGCGGTCAGGTGATCGCCGAAGGCACGCCACAGGAGGTCATGGCCAATCCGAAATCGCTGACCGGCAAATATCTATCCGGCGAACTTGGCGTCGCCGTGCCGGCAGAACGCCGCAAGCCGAAAAAGGGCCGCGAAATCAAGGTTTTTGGCGCACGCGGCAACAACCTGAAGAATGTTACTGCGGCCGTTCCCCTTGGCGTTTTCACCGCTGTTACCGGCGTGTCGGGTGGTGGCAAATCCACCTTCCTGATCGAGACGCTCTATAAGTCGGCAGCACGCCGCGTGATGGGCGCGCGCGAAATTCCGGCCGAGCATGACCGCATCGATGGTTTCGAATTCATCGACAAGGTGATCGATATCGACCAGTCGCCAATCGGCCGCACGCCACGATCAAACCCCGCCACCTACACCGGCGCATTTACGCCGATCCGTGACTGGTTCGCCGGTCTGCCGGAGGCGAAGGCGCGCGGTTATGCACCTGGCCGTTTCTCCTTCAACGTCAAGGGCGGACGCTGCGAAGCCTGCCAGGGCGACGGCGTCATCAAGATCGAGATGCACTTCCTGCCGGATGTCTATGTCACCTGCGACGTCTGCCACGGCAAGCGTTATAATCGCGAGACGCTGGACGTGACCTTCAAGGGCAAGTCCATTGCAGACGTGCTTGATATGACGGTGGAAGAAGGCGTTGAATTCTTCGCCGCCGTTCCGGCCGTGCGTGACAAGCTGCAAGCGCTGTTCGATGTCGGCCTTGGTTACATCAAGGTCGGCCAGCAGGCCAATACGCTCTCCGGCGGCGAGGCGCAGCGCGTCAAGCTCGCCAAGGAACTGTCGAAACGCTCCACCGGCCGCACGCTCTACATTCTCGATGAGCCGACGACGGGTCTCCATTTCCACGACGTCAACAAGCTTCTGGAAATGCTGCAGGCGCTCGTGGATCAGGGCAATTCCGTCGTGGTAATCGAGCACAATCTCGAAGTCATCAAGACGGCCGACTGGATCATCGATATTGGCCCAGAAGGCGGCACGGGCGGCGGCGAAGTGGTGGCAACCGGAACGCCGGAAGACATCGTCAAGAACGAGCGCTCCTATACCGGCCATTTCCTGAAGGAACTTCTGGAACGGCGGCCAGCCGGAAAACGCGAGGCTGCGGAGTAA
- a CDS encoding CBS domain-containing protein has product MRSTLRRLIPDAAPVSNRERLRAAAGAFVGISLTGLLGSLAFRLDPTLPAMIAPMGASAVLLFAVPSSPLAQPWSILCGNIVSAFVGVTVALLVPDIFLASALAISLAIAAMMALRCLHPPSGAVALTAVLGGPAVHSLGYGFILWPVAGNSLVLLILALVYNNATGRAYPHGLRLGKASHGTADPTPIQKIGFSSADLNEVLKEYDEVLDIDRDVLEMILRKTELRSWRRRALHLDCASVMSRDVVGVAPDDSLRHAHSLMHNHHFKALPVTNDRAEIVGIVTQTDFLEKASWRHGRPSIGFLQRLRLILSGASAPNDTVKDIMTSPVRTVQPETAIEEAIIRFAEEGLHYLPVIDANGKMVGILSQSDVMVAMLADKAAV; this is encoded by the coding sequence ATGCGATCCACGCTGCGCCGCCTCATCCCGGATGCCGCTCCCGTCAGTAACCGGGAAAGGCTGCGCGCGGCGGCGGGCGCCTTCGTCGGCATTTCGCTGACCGGACTTCTGGGCAGCCTTGCTTTCCGCTTAGACCCTACCCTGCCCGCCATGATCGCGCCGATGGGCGCCTCGGCGGTGCTTTTATTCGCCGTGCCATCCAGCCCCCTTGCGCAGCCCTGGTCGATCCTCTGCGGCAACATCGTGTCGGCTTTCGTGGGCGTGACGGTGGCTCTACTCGTTCCGGATATTTTCCTTGCCAGCGCGCTTGCCATAAGCCTTGCCATTGCTGCCATGATGGCGCTGCGCTGCCTGCACCCGCCAAGCGGCGCGGTGGCGCTGACGGCCGTTCTCGGCGGTCCCGCCGTGCATAGTCTCGGCTATGGCTTTATTCTCTGGCCGGTCGCCGGAAACTCGCTCGTCCTTCTCATCCTCGCGCTCGTTTATAACAATGCCACCGGCCGCGCCTATCCGCACGGCCTGAGGTTGGGAAAGGCCAGCCACGGCACGGCAGACCCGACGCCGATACAGAAAATCGGCTTTTCCTCAGCCGATCTGAACGAGGTGCTGAAGGAATATGACGAGGTTCTCGATATTGATCGCGATGTGCTGGAGATGATTTTGCGCAAGACGGAATTGCGCTCCTGGCGCCGCCGCGCCCTCCACCTCGATTGCGCCAGCGTCATGTCACGCGATGTGGTCGGCGTCGCCCCGGATGATAGCCTGCGCCACGCCCATTCACTGATGCACAACCACCATTTCAAGGCTCTGCCCGTGACCAACGACAGGGCCGAAATCGTCGGCATCGTCACTCAGACGGATTTTCTTGAAAAGGCTAGCTGGAGACACGGCCGCCCTTCCATCGGTTTCCTGCAGCGCCTGCGCCTTATCCTCTCAGGTGCAAGCGCACCCAACGATACCGTCAAGGATATCATGACATCGCCTGTTAGAACCGTGCAGCCGGAAACGGCGATCGAGGAAGCAATCATCCGCTTTGCGGAGGAAGGGCTGCATTACCTGCCGGTGATCGACGCCAACGGCAAGATGGTGGGTATTCTTTCGCAGTCCGATGTCATGGTTGCGATGCTGGCGGACAAAGCCGCGGTATAG